The Egibacteraceae bacterium genome contains a region encoding:
- a CDS encoding alkaline phosphatase family protein, with the protein MLAILQFDAASVSLVGRMLAAGRLPVLAGLVERGRWLELDGPATHFAAGAFPTLYTGAEIAEHGLFYPFQWSAPEQRVRYTTAFDAPAPIWERVSGVRCLVIDPYESRPPRRPPAGTLVSGWQLSDRVVLQRWSSPTGTHRRLTRLFGPPGAVEEVFGRHSADELLGLRRRLLAASDRVTQAATLLLGREAFDLVWLTFGAAHVAGHQFWDLSQVARGGVDADVRHVLSTALEEVYATVDAGLGEVLAALPGDADVMVVSPVGMDVNTSRADLLPEMLAAVLAGGVGDHGATTRSSDRAGAVWRLRAAVPADLRAKVAAALPDTLALALTARLETPSHDWSTTRAFAHPADNQGYVRLNLRGRERDGIVDPAGAAGVMDEIAAGLASFHDLDGEPAVAGVDRVASTVGPGRYGDRLPDLVVRFSDRPSTGLQGVRSDRFGLVRRHGAASGRSGNHTPGDAWALVVPGTSAHREPSRPARLVDVAATVAALGEDPVDGLAGEPLLTRG; encoded by the coding sequence ATGCTCGCGATCCTGCAGTTCGACGCGGCCAGCGTGTCGCTGGTCGGTCGCATGCTCGCGGCCGGCCGGTTACCCGTGCTCGCTGGTCTGGTCGAGCGTGGCCGCTGGCTGGAGCTCGACGGGCCGGCCACCCACTTCGCCGCGGGGGCGTTCCCGACGCTGTACACCGGGGCGGAGATCGCCGAGCACGGGCTGTTCTACCCGTTCCAATGGTCGGCGCCCGAGCAGCGCGTGCGCTACACCACCGCCTTCGACGCCCCGGCACCGATCTGGGAGCGGGTCAGCGGGGTCCGTTGCCTGGTCATCGACCCGTACGAGAGTCGCCCGCCGCGTCGACCACCGGCGGGAACGCTGGTCAGCGGCTGGCAGCTGTCGGACCGCGTCGTCCTCCAGCGCTGGTCGTCACCGACCGGAACGCACCGACGCCTGACGCGGCTGTTCGGGCCGCCCGGAGCGGTCGAGGAGGTGTTCGGGCGGCACTCGGCAGACGAGCTGCTGGGCCTGCGCCGCCGGCTGCTCGCCGCGTCCGACCGTGTGACGCAGGCCGCGACGTTGCTGCTGGGCCGTGAGGCCTTCGATCTCGTGTGGCTGACCTTCGGTGCGGCGCACGTCGCCGGGCACCAGTTCTGGGATCTGTCCCAGGTCGCACGTGGCGGCGTCGATGCCGACGTGCGTCACGTGCTCTCCACCGCCCTGGAAGAGGTCTACGCCACGGTCGACGCGGGGCTCGGCGAGGTTCTCGCGGCGCTGCCCGGCGATGCCGACGTCATGGTGGTCTCCCCCGTGGGCATGGACGTCAACACCAGCCGCGCCGACCTGCTCCCCGAGATGCTCGCTGCCGTACTCGCCGGTGGCGTGGGGGACCACGGCGCGACGACCCGCTCCTCGGACCGCGCCGGCGCGGTGTGGCGACTGCGCGCCGCGGTCCCCGCGGACCTGCGCGCGAAGGTGGCTGCGGCACTACCGGACACCCTCGCGCTCGCGCTGACCGCCCGCCTGGAGACACCCAGCCACGACTGGTCGACGACGCGTGCCTTCGCGCACCCGGCGGACAACCAGGGGTACGTCCGCCTGAACCTGCGCGGGCGCGAACGGGACGGGATCGTCGATCCGGCGGGGGCGGCAGGGGTCATGGACGAGATCGCCGCCGGGTTGGCCAGCTTCCACGATCTGGACGGCGAGCCCGCCGTGGCCGGGGTCGACCGGGTCGCGTCGACCGTCGGCCCGGGTCGGTACGGCGACCGGCTACCCGATCTGGTGGTGCGGTTCAGCGACCGACCGTCGACGGGCCTGCAGGGCGTGCGCTCCGATCGGTTCGGCCTCGTCCGTCGTCACGGTGCGGCGAGCGGCCGTTCCGGGAACCACACGCCGGGCGACGCCTGGGCCCTCGTGGTCCCCGGCACGTCAGCCCATCGCGAGCCCAGCCGGCCAGCCCGCCTGGTCGACGTCGCGGCCACCGTCGCGGCGCTCGGTGAGGATCCGGTCGACGGCCTCGCCGGCGAACCGCTCCTCACGCGCGGCTGA